In Serinus canaria isolate serCan28SL12 chromosome 4, serCan2020, whole genome shotgun sequence, the sequence AAGTGGCCACAAAAAAATATTGAACTATGATATGACTTTCATGACTGTGATCACTTTGGACAAATACAACAGGGATACTAGCTGTTATCTAAATGAACTAACatcttaaaatgcatttcacttGCTACCTTGTGAGAAGATCTACTTCCAGTAAATTACTATAGAGAAGACTACCAAAAGAAGAGAGGTAAGAAAGGAATTTCCAGAAGGTTGGAAATGGGGCCAATACAAAAACTAAAGCATAAAAACAGAGCTTTGCCAGTGTTAAACAGTTTTGACCACCTTGACACGAAGGCAGAAGCTGAGTTATAATGCCTTAATGGCTGTGTACAGGAATTAGTTGTTACACAGACTTCACTGTGTGTGGGAGCTTGCGTTCTGCAAGGGTATAGTGAGATGCAATGGTCAGATTTTTATGTGCACTCAACTTTACATCCTACACAATAAGAAGCATTAATGATAAGCGCTTTTTAACGTGGTTGCTCTGCTCAATGAAGAACTTTGACCTTACAAAATAAGTTTAGGACCAATATATATATGGAGCaccttttcttttgcctccccAACGAGACTAAaacttcttgttttcctttcagctaAACATTTTTTCCAATCACACCACTTTACTCTGATTTACATAAGTTTTACCTTCAAGAATCATAGGTCATTGCTGAATGCAAATAAGCACTACACAACTGATCTTTCatcattttaaatattgaattttaaaattttctgtaaaatcaGTCTGAAATACTCCCATCGTTGACTGGCATCAAGTAGAGCAGGGTCACTTTGTAAAAACCCATTCTCAGTGATGTAAATTATAGGGTTATTATATGTATCCTAGAACAAGAGAGAGCAAAAGTTTTATTCAGAACAGATGTAAGAAAGCCCATAAAATCAGATGCATTACCCTCTATCTTTTCTAAGCTACAAACTAAAACTAGTTTTCATCAAATTGCACTGACCCTATTAACTTAATTTTCCATGAAGTGACCTTTTATGACTAACaatggaaaagcaaaactgtgCAAATACCCATGAAGACAGTGAAATGACTTATTTTAATGAGAAGACTAAAATATCTTTCCTGCATTAGCATCTGCTTATTGTCACTGCTCCTTAACCCTTGGTACTGGCATTCACCACACATCTCCTTGCCAGGAGTAGATGTATGCCAGGAAAGCTTTACTGCCAGCATCAGAAAGATAATTTCTGGAGTTCAAAAGATGATATAACACTGGTGTGTCATTTCAAATAGTAAAACAGATATCAAATAAAAAGGTAATAGGAAAACACTAAGGTTCCTACTCTCTATAGccagcatgaaaaaataaattacaaatccCAAGGTGACTTGTTTATTTATATCTTCTACAATATCTTATGCCATTCAGATGGGCTCCTAAAAAATCTTCTGCAGAATTCATAGAGGTTCAATCAATCTGAGCTATAGATACAAATCCACaatgttttcttcaaatgtAACCACAACTGCATCAGGGCTTAGCAGTAGTTTTCACACAGTAAAACTGCCTTGGAAGCTCTGGTACCAATACTGGGGCTACACCTTTTAAACAACCATCTAAAGCAACATAAGGCCCCCATTAGTAATGATCACTCAATCTCCAAATTTTATGAAGCAGTAATTTACATGAATATCAATAGTGCCAATGATACTTTCAGATTTTCAGTCACCTCTGTTTTTTAAGGATTAAGGCAAACCAAACTGATACAGGGAGCAGGATGCCATTTCCCAGGTCCACAGTGGTTTTGCAGTAAGAATTGactcctgaaaatatttaaggaaacaaacaagggttaataataattttgttacattttaaCACTTGAAGCAACCTCACTGCACATTTTCCCTATTAtgagatgcaaatattttctctcaagTGCATGCTGACTACTGTTACAAGACCCCAGAGTTGGCAAAAATGCTCAGCATACAAAATCTTCCAACCAGGcacataaaatgaaatgagGATGCAAATTTTCAAAATAGATCAGTGGACAGCAACTCCCCAGGAAAAACATAATTCTGATGGGTGCTGGTCACATGAAAATATAATCCTTTCATTTAAATGCCTGAACGGCAGCCTGACTGCAAGTGCAAGATACAAGCATGTTGGAAGAAGCCTGATGCTTGAGAGCCTTCCAGGTAGATTTGTTCtaatgaaagcatttttctccttgagaactgtgtattttaaaaacttcagtgCCACACTCAGCAAGGTAACTAAGCTGATCTTTTATGTTTTGAACTTGGTTAGCTGGATTATCTGTTTCCTCCAGAATGTTCCACTCTCCATCACTGTGTCAGCATCAGGACAAAGACACTGTCAGTGTATTCAACATTTTGCAATGGTGTGAATTCAACATTTTACTCATTAGACCTATATTATATTTAGGGTTTTCAGTGGGTTCTCTGTGATTTTAGATGGAGTTTGAGGCACTGGTCTCTTTAGCCACCAGCCTGAATGGCTTGACAATAGCCTATCCGAGAAACCATCTCTAACCCTttgcactgccactgctgcagacTGCTCAGTCCTTCTAACTGCAAGAAGGAATTAGCTCACCTCTCTAAAAGCTCATGACTTCTAACCTTTCTTATCCCCTCTTGCTAAGACAGAGATCAACTTTAATTTCCTGGATGTGTTGTTAAAGCTGGCCAGTACTGGTGATGTATTTCTAGAGGCTTAAAAGGAATTCACCTTCTGTACAGATTTAGCAGTGGCTGACATGAATATGTTTCTTAAAGGACGATTTTTACACTGCTGAGAGGTCATTGTAAGTTTAAATATCAGGATACTTTAAGCTCTCAATaggcatttttaattttacttacACGCAAACACAACAGTATTGCTTTTAAACCTTCTGAAAACACTAGATATTGAAATACACATCATAAGCTCTGGTTCAAAGAGTATCAATTAACTGGCTCTTTTACTTGAACTATCTGGTTTACTGCAGTAATTGGAAAAGGCCAACAGTGGCCTTGAATTATTATTTGTTAAGCTAAGAGGCTCCAGACAGGAATAGGTCTCTCTCATGCTGGTGGAATGTAGAAATCAGGCAGTCTTTGCTTCAGAGACTTGGGCTAAATGTTCCAAACTGTTTAATAACCTCAGAAACTTAAATTTCATAAAATTTTTGTAGGTTTTAGACTACCACATGTCCTTAATAACACATAGTTGCTTGTGAAATATCTATCCCAAGGCCTCGATGTATTGAAACACAGAACTGGGAAATGTCTGCAGAAgtagaaaacacagcaaaaagtAGGAGGAGGAAGACCAAATTGCAAAGGTTAATAAAAGGTATGCTGAGGAGGTTATGTATGGCTTAGatcattatttttaacagtttCTGAACCAGAGATTTCGTTTAATCCAAAGCAGAAATTTGTTCTATACTTCTATTATATATTCCTTGGTATTTTCAGGTTCAGCTTACTGTGTATTGATGTTTGAAAATGCCAACACAGAATGCCATACTATCTTCTTCTTAAAAGGACAGTATTCAACTTAACCCAGCTTCAAATGACTGATCTTAGGGATTCCTGCCAAATAGCTTTTTTAAGACAACATTTACTGCAGCAATCAATTATGAACCCCTGATTTAGACAGTGACTTCTTCTAAACAAACAGGTGCATACACATCCCTTAGCACAGCAAGACTCAATAAGATTGTTTACAAAGTAATTCACAATAAATCTCACATGtagtttgcttttccttctgaacGCAGCACCAGAAAAACTCATTAAATTCAGAGGAGATACGTGCCTGTGCCTGAGAATACACCCatgcaaaacagaaaggaatATACTAGAACTTaaattctgaaaagcaaattcttGCATTTTGCAACAGCAATCAGCAGCAAATACATCTTGATTCTCCCACTTTTGAATGGGGTTCTATTTGTCTTCAGAAGGACTGGGTGTGTGTCAGCTCTTTGCTAATGAGATTACAAGGTTTATTATATAAGcttaaaatgggaaaaaagagctTCTTCACTGCTATGGGATCCTGTCCTCTCATATTCAACCCCCATGTAGAAGACACTGGCATTTCTCATCCTAATTTTCAGATTATAATTATACAGTACCATTTACAACATCTAAGTGCAACCGgctataatttattttttacatctcAATTAAACACCTATATTGGAAAAGATTTATGTCTTTTGttagaaaatgaagagaaatagaACAGCGGGCCTGAAAAATGTGAATGTCAAGTAAAATTTCTAGGCTGTCTCATACCTTCCAGAGTAGGCTGACTTAGTTTGTCTGGATGTATCTGTGAGTCAGTTAgaagcagaaatacagaagaaaacattcttCTGAGGAAGTGTGTATATAAGGGTATTGTGgagaaaacccaaaattttGGGGTTAGAGATATCAAGGAGCAGTTTGTCAGTAGAAAGTGAAGGATtgtccttttctccttttgatcATCTTCTCTCCCCATTCTGATTCCCTACCTTCATGCTGAAGTGAGGCATAACATCAAACTCTCACAGACTCAATATCCCCTTGCCTACAACTTCTGTCTTCTTCTGCACTGACACCTAATGTTTAGCAGCTCACTTGTTCTTCTCAGGGCACCTTCTAGggtaaaaataattatacaaaaatacttaaaaaactTGGTGTGAGCTTTAAGCTAAAGTCTGACACATCTTAGGAACGATACATCTACAACATCACTGCTTTAAAAGACCCTACCTCCACCAAGTCAGAAACAGAATGGTTTTAAAGGTTTTCAAATGTCCTACATCTTAGGTGTGAAATTGGTAGTGAATCAGTTGGTGTGAatgattttatttgaaaggaCATTGCTTTAATCTTTCTAATTCTTCACATGCTCTTTGCAGAAATGTTTATATAGAAGATGATGGCCTTTCCATGCTATGCAGTTACAATTGCTTCAACAGATCACTGCACAGGAGAAGTGAACTCCTGCCTAATGAAAGTTGGCCTACTTGGACTTCTGCCAATGCCCTTTCGTTAAATGTAAAGTTCATAATATTAATCAGGCAACTGCTTATACTGGGGATCAAGTGAACATTTTCTGAAACTACAGCTGagttttgtaaaaatattagCTTTCCTTACCAAATGCATTCAGAATATTAGTCCACTTCCTACAATGCATTCAGAATGTCCACTTGCTATCTCCCACTCTGACAACTAAATAACAAAGCCCATTCAGTAGGCAGCTTGCTGAGGTTTTACAGTGCCTGCAGTCCCAGCTGAAGGAATATCAGTACAGGAAAGAAACCACAACTACTCAGCCAAATTTAAATTCAACACACCACAAAAAGCATTCTGAGGGAAAGACAAGCTGTGCCAGTGAAAGTGGGCCATGTATTGTAAATTTTGGTGGCAAAGAAAAAGCTTCAATTCAAGCCTCTCTGGGACACTGGCACATGTATCTGGCatgctctgcagggaaaaatgGCTGGCTGGTCTGCTTACAGCAGATTTACCAGCCCCTCTTTTCTGAAATCTTGAAACAAAGGCTCCTCCACTCTCTGGTGAAAACCTTGATCTACAGGATGCAGAGGATAGGCTGCTGTCTACTGAACAGCCAGGCTCTACATGAccaaaattctgcagaaaaaagaTTGCTTCTGCTGGTACCACTCTAGTACAGATAAGGATAACCTGAAGAGTATTTTCTAAGAAGCCTTATCCTTTTTAGCCTTCCATCTTTGCAGTCTTCAAACCAGAAGAAAGGAATTGCCAAGGAAAATACTGCCCTAGAAGTATAAGGATATAGATCTTCTTGGTTGAACCGAGATGCAGAAGAGTAGGAAGCAGAATTGAGATTCAGAAGTTCATTCAAATatacttttctgtttttctccttggaaCATTATCCTCCTAGCATACAAGAAATCTCAGCCAGCTTCTTTGATTCTCCCATTGTTTCTTGTTCAGCTTCAGTTGCTTTTATTCTTCAcaattctctttatttcttcttttttccattccctCTGTTTTGTAGACACAACTGCcctttcttgtcttttcccaGTGAGTGACCTTAAGCTCTCCCCCAATCCACACCaatggaattaaaataaattaatcagaaGTGAAACAAATTTTATATCTGACTTCTAGCAATCTGACCAGTTTATTTATGTGCTGTATCCCTTTACAGTGCCTGCTGAGACTGTGAAAACTCATCTTTTCAGAGCTTCTGTTTGCCAGAGAAGTAAGCATACTTCCTATCAGTCTGAAGAATCCTCTATAATAtgctaaagaaaaatgtctgggAAAAGTATGTCCCTTAATGCAAAATAGTCAATGTGAAGTTCAGCACATTGGAGTATACTGATAAGCTATCTAAATGCACTTGCCAAATGAGATAACTTGTCTATTGTAAGCCATCCAAAAATATTCTCATGGCTAGGATCCCAGTAAGTATAAACATTCTGATGAAGCAAAATGATTTAGagttacaattaaaaaaactgGAGTAAGCAAAAAGATACATAGGAAACATAATAATAATCCTATCCCAAAAGATTGTGCTATCCGAGGGGATCTAGAATATTAATTAGTAAGTTGTTGCAAACCTATAAAAAATCATCCTATAATTACTCTGAAAAAAAGTTGCAATTTCAAAGCTACACTGCAGAATAGCATACTGGATTAATTATGCCAGACTGCAGCAATAACCTTGAATTAAAGCTGCAACCTTCTATTTTTAAGAAACAATTGCCTTTCTGGTTGATGAAACCTGTCGTCCCATCAGGTAACAGACGTgaccaggaaagagaaaagcaataaTGAGTCAATCCAAGCTGTTTGATACATTTCAAATCTTCCTCCCACAGAGTGTAGCTGCCACAAGCTACATCACCAGTCTGGTTCTTGAAAACTCGATCTCCTCCCTGATGAGTGAATATGTCCCAGACATTAGGGCCCTTTCCATCTGCATTCCAGCCTtctgcttgaaaaacaaaacttggTCATTACACTTTTGACATCAAAAGACATATGTTGCAAGTAAATAATTTATCACAAAGTAGGTGCAAATCCCATGGGAAAATTGAGAAGTATTCTCTACCCACTCCTTATATTATTTAAAGTAACTAGGAACTTTCAAGCATTAATATACATTTGCATTAGGTTTTgcatttattcatatttttactTGCTGCTAATTATTTGAAAactatgttttaaaaaacattcagaCTTCTAACACTCTTCATACTTCCTTAGCCAAAAATCAGATGTTTGCCACTCTTGAGATATTACAGGTTTTCACAAAGGGCATTTTCTAATGCAACTTCCATCCATGAATGTAAAAGATCAGTCCATATCAAAGAAAGCCTTTAGGGTATGAGAAATACATCCAACAAATAGGCACTTATGGCTTTCAGGATGTCCTTTGAAAATCTTGACAGtttgttaaaaagaaaggaatgccATTATGAGCCATGGCCCTAGGCATATACAAGCTGAATTAAtaacacagctttaaaaaactTCAGCTTTTTGTTTAGCCAGACAtccacagaaattaaatttgaatgTTCAAAAGCACTGCACCATTTTCCCCAAACTTTCAGAGTTTTAGGATATTTCTTCACAACTCTAAAATTAAGATACACAGATTACCATTGAAATATTCACAATTTAGCTGTTGTCTGAGATCTAACAATATATACTGTTTAATTTGAATAAATGCACCTCTCTTCATTAGAAGtttctttgtctttcctgaGCCATGCTACAGCCGAGGCAAACATTACTTTTTTTGTGGAGAGATCTGTAAACTTACTTTCCTTTGTAAACCCCTGTGAAGTGTGATTTAATCATTAAATTGCAATTAACCTCAAAATGGCCAACCTCATTTACCACCAAGATTTTTCAGAGTCCCAGTGAATGCACTGTTCCAGGGTTAttctttaaaaactaaaatgacATTGTGTGTTAAAATTATGTATAAATTAAATATCAGTTAGGTTATAAGATTAATAACTATATAATAGCTACATATCAATCCTCAATAAAAGTGTTTTAATAATCAATTAGTATCATAGAAATTAGAGATGGAGAAGAACTATTAGGAGGTCATTGAGTCCATCCCCTGCCAATGCAAGATTGCTCCCTTAAGTATATTCAGTACTTAATATACATCTGTCTTATTAAATCTAAGTTTAATGCAAGGTTAAGCATATTGAAGACACTTAATTTAAAGCATTAATAAAAGCTGTAATATCACTTCTATAACCTAGCTTTTCGAAGatcattttcacatttcatgGTCTTTACAGAATTTTATTGCAGCACACGAACACCAATACATCTACATTTGGTTGGtcagtaaattaaattttacatgGGACAACCTTCAAAGTAGGTCAAATTTTAGACAGTTTGAATTTTTCTTAATCTCAGATTTTATGATAGACTTGGTGCTCTGTCTGTATGCTCCTCAGAAAAACACAATGCTACAAATTTTCTAAATCCTGCTTCAAATTTCAAACATGACTGCTGAAATAAATAGTCATCTGAGAGAAGTGCAGGAAATAACAAATAACAGTAATCCTTTGATGGTACCTCGAGTTTTGAAGCCTTTAAGAGCAGGCTTCCTGCACCGTATTGATTCGATAGCACTCTTTTTTCAGTAGGACTGgaatgaagggaagaaaaagctgcaATAACAGGCAGTGAACACACCTTTGGTTAAGAATTGTCAtctagagcagaggctgaatGATCCCTCTTTTTTGCCTGCCTTCCTCCAGCAAAGggagtgggagggaggaggagaagcatTTGATTTTTAGCAGTACTAACAGTACAACTCCAGCGGTCATTAGCCACTGTAGAGCCCTGACGGGGCTGTAGCAAGCAGACACGCTTTCAAGCATTCCTGACACTGTTCAAAGAGACTTCTCTGTACAGCATCGTGCTCTGAGCCACCTGATAGAGTGTAGGAAGGAATCCAGCCGAGGCAACAGAAACCTCTAGATACACTAGCACAATTAgtctgcagagagctctgctctgcttcaaTGAACCAAGCTTGCACCTCCAAGCTTGCTCAGAAACTTCCATGCTACACAGCACTCCATAGTGTAGGCATAACTGGAGTTTTAGTGAGTTTTGGGGCCAGGAAAGAACAGTAATGATTTTACACTCAAAATGTGTGAATTGGATACCAAATCATCACATGGCCTACCATCAAATGAATAATCTAAATTATTATCATACATGTTTCCCATACTCTGTTGTACTCCCAtacaacagaaagaaatgcaatgGTTTTTCAACTTGTGAAGACCCTAAAGCAGGAATATTACTGATAAGATTATATAAGTTTTCATGTACTTTTCCAAGTCACTTTTCTTCTACCTCAGCTGTCCTTTAACCTTTTGGAGTGAAAATTTCTTGACCTGGTCTCTGACCaaaaagtttaattttgtttgaattAATGCAGTTCCATTATTTGGCATAtgaaagaagtgaagaaaacCACTTTTACCATTacaagaatttttttgtaacttttcccccaaaaaataaaaaaaagaagaaaaaaaaatcaagcagagAGTTAGAATTTAGCATAGAAATGGCCCTCAGTAAGAAGAAGTGCTTTTGAATGTTCTGGTGCAAATTGATTTTGATTTGACTGAGTCATGAACCTTTGAAATCTGCACTTTGAGCATGCAGAGTACAATTGGTATGATTTTTTAGCGCTTTGAAATATACAGAGTGGAGAAGGTTGTGCTGTGCATAAATACATAGCtgacagtaaaaaataaagtagcCTGTCAGCTCGTGCCTCTTCCACTGTGTATCTTGTGATATGCACAGCAACTGAGTTTGGACTCTACAAGAACTATTGCTTCAATCATTCGGCCTCTAAGTCGGAAGCTGCTCAGCCTCTGAAGCTTTCAGGAGAAGGAATTCCCTGTTGAGTTTCTTacttctgcaggaaaagggtCATTTGAGTAGTGTCTAGACCAtattatagattttttttttatgttttccccGCTCAGAAGCCTTAAGaaagttcattaaaaatacattaagagAACATTA encodes:
- the LOC103826148 gene encoding cytosolic beta-glucosidase-like yields the protein MAALRSAQACHSNRYLVLEDIAFPVGFAWGAATAAYQIEEGWNADGKGPNVWDIFTHQGGDRVFKNQTGDVACGSYTLWEEDLKCIKQLGLTHYCFSLSWSRLLPDGTTGFINQKGSL